Proteins encoded by one window of Drosophila melanogaster chromosome X:
- the Cyp308a1 gene encoding cytochrome P450 308a1, translating into MLPLVLFILLAATLLFWKWQGNHWRRLGLEAPFGWPLVGNMLDFALGRRSYGEIYQEIYTRNPGLKYVGFYRLFNEPAILVRDQELLRQILVGRNFADCADNAVYVDHQRDVLASHNPFIANGDRWRVLRADLVPLFTPSRVRQTLPHVARACQLLRDQVPLGRFEAKDLATRYTLQVVASAIFGLDAHCLGIHMRVAHEPSRWLEWLAPLFQPSVWSLLETMSLLHTPRLGRLIGHRYVPLPLQHWFRELVEARSGGDNLLQWLAESKRGLGKEELAGHATTLLLEGYETSAMLLAFALYELALNEDAQRRLHIELDEVAQRHAGNLIDPVALGELRYSEAALLEALRLHPAMQALQKRCTKTFTLPDQKSGASSELKVHLGTVLVLPVQAIHLDPALYPAPNQFRPERFLNQPPMGCRFLGFGAGPRMCPGMRLGLLQTKAALTTLLQDHCVQLADEDQCRVEVSPLTFLTASRNGIWLSFKRRTRRY; encoded by the exons ATGCTGCCACTGGTGCTATTTATCCTATTGGCCGCCACGCTCCTGTTTTGGAAATGGCAGGGCAATCACTGGCGTCGCCTGGGACTGGAGGCACCTTTTGGCTGGCCATTGGTTGGGAATATGTTGGACTTTGCCCTGGGCCGCCGCTCATATGGAGAGATTTACCAGGAAATCTATAC TCGGAATCCGGGCCTGAAATATGTGGGTTTCTATCGCCTGTTTAACGAACCCGCCATTCTGGTGCGTGACCAGGAGTTGCTGCGCCAGATCCTGGTGGGCCGTAACTTTGCCGACTGTGCGGACAACGCCGTTTATGTGGACCACCAGCGCGATGTCCTGGCTAGCCACAATCCCTTCATCGCCAACGGAGACCGCTGGCGAGTCTTGCGGGCCGACCTGGTGCCGCTCTTCACACCCAGCCGAGTGCGTCAGACCTTGCCGCATGTGGCCAGAGCATGTCAGTTGCTCCGGGATCAGGTGCCCCTTGGACGCTTCGAGGCCAAGGACTTGGCCACGCGTTATACGCTACAAGTGGTTGCCTCCGCGATCTTCGGTCTGGATGCACATTGCCTGGGGATTCACATGAGGGTGGCTCATGAACCAAGTCGCTGGCTGGAATGGCTCGCTCCGCTCTTTCAGCCAAGCGTTTGGAGTTTGCTGGAGACCATGTCACTGTTGCACACGCCTCGATTGGGTAGACTCATTGGCCACCG ATACGTACCCCTGCCCCTGCAGCACTGGTTCAGGGAATTGGTGGAAGCCCGAAGTGGTGGCGACAACCTCTTGCAATGGCTGGCGGAAAGCAAAAGAGGCTTGGGAAAGGAGGAGCTAGCTGGACATGCCACCACTCTCCTACTGGAGGGCTACGAAACCTCGGCGATGCTACTCGCCTTCGCCCTCTACGAATTGGCCCTCAATGAGGATGCACAGCGACGGTTACACATCGAATTGGATGAAGTGGCCCAGCGCCACGCTGGCAATCTGATTGATCCAGTGGCTCTGGGTGAACTTCGCTATAGCGAAGCTGCGCTCTTGGAGGCACTGCGTCTTCATCCGGCCATGCAGGCTCTGCAGAAGCGCTGCACCAAGACATTCACCCTTCCTGATCAGAAATCAGGAGCGAGCAGCGAACTTAAGGTGCATTTGGGCACCGTGCTGGTGTTGCCGGTTCAGGCCATTCATTT AGATCCCGCATTGTATCCGGCACCCAACCAGTTTCGTCCAGAACGCTTTCTAAATCAGCCACCAATGGGCTGTCGGTTTCTGGGCTTCGGAGCTGGACCACGAATGTGTCCGGGAATGCGACTTGGCCTGCTCCAGACGAAGGCTGCACTGACCACACTACTGCAGGACCACTGCGTCCAGCTGGCGGATGAGGATCAGTGCAGGGTGGAGGTGTCTCCGCTCACCTTCCTCACCGCCAGCAGGAATGGCATTTGGCTGAGTTTCAAGAGAAGGACACGTAGATATTAA